CTTCCATGGCTGCCCAGGCCATTAGCCAACCTCCTACTGAGGTTGGTTAATCATTTTTTTCCCCCAGTCATTAACGACCCATACAAACACAAATCCAATCCAGAATTATGCAAAACTGCTTCAACCAACTGCATTAAATATGTCCATACAACAACTACCTCACGTAGCCCTAAAACCTATTGAATATCTCCATGGTGAACCAATCGTACGCTGAAAGAAGCAAGAGGTACGTCAATCCATTTCTCAACAAGGATTGCATTTGGCATCTTGGGAAAATTTTATTATGGTAAGCCTGGTGTTCATGATATACGCAAAGCTATTCCTATATAGTGTGAGTTAAAAAGTCCTTGTTCAGTTGGATTAATTGAAGATGGTCATGCATTAATTAAGCTTTCATTAATGGAGGATTATATACACTTTTTATTAAAGTCAGCTTTTTATTTGAAAATACAAAGTGAGATGTGGCAGATGAGATTCACTAAATGGAACCCATGGTGGAAACTTGATGAAGAAACACTTGTGGCTATAACATGGATTTCGTTTCAAGATTTACCACCTAACTTCTTTGGCAAAGAGTTTGTTTTTTCTCTAGCAAGGGTAGTAGGAAGGCCATTACATATGGATTTGGCTACCAGAATGGTACTCGACCTAGTTGTGCTAAGGTGAAAGTTGAGGTGAATTTGCTTTCAAATTTTCCTCAAAGAACTAAAATACTCGAGGAGGAAGATGAGTCTGGCCTAAAGAGTCCAAGTGGATTAAGATTAGGTATGATTACATGCCTAAATATTGTAAAATATTCAAGAAACAAGGTCACAAAGAAGCTGAGTATTGGGATATTAATCCAGAATTGAGGTAGTTTGAAGAACAAGGCAATGACAAAGGGAAAGATAGGGAGACTGTTGGTACAACAACAACATTTACTAAGGTGTTATCTAGTGGCAAAGTACTAGGTAAACCTATTGCTAATCAGGCAAGGCAAGAGTTGATGCAAAGGAGAAAAAACAAGTATCATAGGGATAGGAGTGGTCACATAATTGATATTGTGAAGGAGAATGAGGATGGAAAATTAAAAGGCAAAATCACTGAAGATGGAGTTGCAACTAAGAACAAATTTGATGCTCTAGAAGTTGAAGAAATAGAGAATCCAACTTTGATGATTACTAATGACAAAGATAATGGCAATGGCAAAGTTCAACAGAAGAAGCATCAAGGTATTGAATCCAACAAGAATCAGGAGAAGGAACCGTCGAGGAATGATATAAATCCCAGCTCCAATCCTAAGGATGTTGGGATTACTATAGCGGCTAAGGAAGGATCCACTAATACTAGTAATACAAGGACTAGGGTGGATGAGAGCATGGAAGCGGGAAAATAAAATCTGGTAGGAGATAAGAGCCCTAATCCTAGTGGTACTGGGATTGTTGATGCAGTTAGAAAGGAGAGAACGGTTGACTGGGTTCAGAGGGGCTTTGGTACACCTAAGGAAGTGCTAAATATTACCCTAACCCACTCTTGTTAGGAGGTGCCTTCTCAGACTTTTATTGATTCACCTAAGTCAGCTGGAGCTACTGTAGGAGATAGACCATTATAGAGTGATGAAGTACAAGAGGTAGAAGACAATTCTGAGGCAAATACAAGTACAAGAGTTGTAGATCAAAGGGGCAACACACAGCAGGAACATGCAGATAAACATGGCAGGAGGTCTACAGTAAACCCTAGCTTACAGGAAATTAGGGTTTTACATAGAGAGAAGGACAATGATCAGCAACCTTTGCAATCAACTGGAGGAGCTAAAGGAACACAAGAAGAACCTAGGATCACTGGTGGATCAACTGTAGAGTCATTTGGGAAGTAGAGCTTCAATGGAACAGTAAACCCTAGAGGGACTGTTTAGGTTTTTGACAATTCTAGAGGTGATCCGATGGAGATTTTGGGGAAGGAATAGGTTGCCAATGTTAATTTTGAGGTCTTAGAGGATACAGTGAGGACAAATCAAAAAGCAACTAATGGCAGGACTTTTGATCTTAGTGGAACAATAACTTCTGGGACTGTTGCTATAGTGAACCCTAATTTGGGCAATGTCTATGAGCTTCAATTCAGGATGATGCAGGAATCTGTAGGAGCTTTGGAGCAGAATGCTAAGGTGAATGAAGAGCAAGCTATTGTAACAACAACTTCTGGAGCTTTAGAGTCAATGCCAATGGCTTGTGCATCAGCCACTGATCATATTATGCAACTGCAGCTCAATTTTCCATTGAAGTCACCTTTGTAGACACTGCATAAATTAGTCACTCACAATGTGGCACATGTGGAGATAGCTTTGATGGAGAAACAACAACTTGAAGAAGAAGGAGATGATGAGTCAACTGCTGGGAATTTCAAATAAGTGGAAAGAGAGGCTTATTTATCTCCGAGAACTAGTGTAAAGGGTGGTAAGAAGACAAAGAAGCAAACTCAAAATAAAGAACCACTTCAACCTACAAGAATCTTGCCCAGGAGGACTGCCTCACAAACTAAATGATGATTAAGACATTGATTTGGAATATTAGGTCTATGAATACACATCAGgcctttcctagggtgatcaaTATGCAAAGAGAGCACAGTTTATTTGTCATTGCATTATTGGTGCCTTTTTAGAATGCAAGGCATATACAAAGGTATAGAAGAAGGCAAAATATGAAGACTGCTTTTTCAAATTTTAATGGGAAGATATGGTTGTTCTTTGATGCTGTGGTGGAGTGGGAATTGATTATGGAGGCTGATCAATAGGTAACAATTAAAGTATTTCACCATGACATTGGGCAGCATTTTATGATGACTTTTGTGTTTGCAAATTATTCATCCTTAGAGAGATTGGAACTGTGGGATAACCTGTGTTATATGGCAAGTGATATGGAGCTACCTTGGTTAGTAGGAAGAGATTTCAATGTGGTGTTACATAAAGATGAGAAGATATAGGGCTTACTAGTTCATCCTCCTGACATGAGGATTTTGCATTCTGTATTATCTCATGTGGACTATTTGATCAAGGCTATAAGGGAAGTCCATTTACTTGGTGGAATGTGAGACCTAATGCTGAGTGTATATTCAAAAGATCAGACATGATCTTTGTGAATTTACCATTTCAAGATATGCTTACATCAATTGAAGTGGAACACTTGATTagaactggatcagatcatgcaccattACTGATGACTTGTGGAGATCAGACTTTAAACTTTGTCAAGCCATTTAGAGTTTTGAACTTCTGGACAAAACATGCTACATTCATGGATGTGGTGAGACAGAATTGGAATGCTGATTTCATTGGAGATCGTTCTCTAATGTTCAAGCACAAACTGAAAAAGGTTAAGGCAACATTATCTAAATGGAGCAGGGATACTTTTGGTGATATTTTCAAACAATTGGCAATTCTTGAGGATATTGTAAAGGTTAAGGAGATGTTGATTTAGGAGGAGCCTACAATTGAGAACATCATTTTCCTTCAGAAAGCTCAatcagaattgaagaaatacttgagtATAGAGGAGCAGTACTGGAAGCAGAAAGATGGAATGACATGGTTTGGTGAGGGTGATAGGAACATTATTTTCTTTCACAACTATGTTAATGGAAAGAGAAAGAAGTTACAATTAAAAAGGATTCAGTATGGAGATGGGACCTGGTTAGAAGATCAAGATCAAATGGCTATTGATGCAGTTGAATTTTACCAAAGATAGTTCACTAAAGAAAGGGATCCTACAGATTTTTCTATGTTGGAGAATGTTCCTGTTATGGTTTCTATGGAGCAGAACTT
The DNA window shown above is from Nicotiana tomentosiformis chromosome 8, ASM39032v3, whole genome shotgun sequence and carries:
- the LOC138897677 gene encoding uncharacterized protein, whose translation is MIFVNLPFQDMLTSIEVEHLIRTGSDHAPLLMTCGDQTLNFVKPFRVLNFWTKHATFMDVVRQNWNADFIGDRSLMFKHKLKKVKATLSKWSRDTFGDIFKQLAILEDIVKKAQSELKKYLSIEEQYWKQKDGMTWFGEGDRNIIFFHNYVNGKRKKLQLKRIQYGDGTWLEDQDQMAIDANLELCRFPTLEEVKAAVFELSGDSVSGPDGFTAEVLSRSLKKMFEDKSFVGFGMPKWSDPLNHLAYIDDTLIFASAHPPSLIMAVLGGYE